A region of the Sideroxydans lithotrophicus ES-1 genome:
CGATCACCACTTCGTTCCGGAAGCAGGACAATCCTTGGCGCGTCAGGAACGTCTCCGATTCCAAACAGCTAGGGTTCAAGCATGGCCTGTTGCTGGACGGTGGCGCCACGCTGGAAAGCGAATTGACCTATGCGAATTCCAAGATGCAGTTGCCGGGCGGGATGGACCTGGCTGGTTTCACCAGTTTCCTGGCAACGGGAACGCAGACCACACAAGCGGGAATATGGAAGAATTCCAAGCGCGATTCAAGAGTGTGGTCGTTCAATTCCAAATATGAGAAAGAGATTGGCGACTGGACGTTCAAGCCGCGAGTCTATGCGAACTGGTGGAAGCACTACCATCCGGTCACCGGCCTCATCAACGACACGGTCAACTGGACCCAGACGATCGGAACCGACATCGAAGGCCAGAATAAACACAGTCTGGCTGGCATGTCGGGCTCGCTGGTTGCCGGGGTGACGTTGCGCCAGGTCGGCAACAGCGATTCGCGCCAGTATCAATATCGGGATGTGGCCAAGGCGGGTACCAGGATCATCGCCACTTTGTCAGATGTCGAAGGTGCGCTTGCCAGCCAGCAAAGCTACACCGACACCGTCAAGGGGATATTCATGCAGGAGTCACTGCGTCCGACCGAGCGCTGGCTAGTCGATGCGGGCATGCGCTATGACCAATCCAGTTTCTCGATGACGACCAACGAGATATCGAAATTCAATTACGCCACGGCCACCTATGCGGCAGGTGCAGGGGTCTTTCAAACCAACAAGAGCTACAACCTGCCATCCAGCAAGCTGGGCGTGACATACAAGGCGACCGAGTCAGTCAACGTGTATGCCACCATCGGCCGCAGCAATCAGTTGCCGGCGAACGCCGAGATCACTGCGAACCCGAACCTGACCGTGGCGACCTCGACCAACTACGAGATCGGCATGAAAGCGCGGACCGATGACTGGTTCGGCAATATCGCTGTGTATAACAATAAGCTGAACAACGAGATCGTCAGCGTCAACACGGGCGGGACGCAATCCTTCGTCAATGCGGGCAAGACCAGCAAGCAGGGCCTGGAACTGGATGGCGGCTATCGGGTTGTGAAGAATGTGGAGGTGGGTGGGCAGTTCAACTACAGCAACTACCATTACACATCCTTTAGCGAACCGGTGGGCGCCACCAACGCAGTGCGCGACGGCAACCAGCTGCCGTTCATTCCCAAGGATCGTTACGGCGTGTATGTCGATTACAAGCATCCTTCCGGCATCAGCGCGCGCGTGCAATCGAATTTTTCCGGTGAGTATTATGTCGACAATGCCAACAGCCAGATGTATGGCGGTTACCGCGGGGTGGTCAGTGCGTCGCTGGCTTATGAGACCGGGCCGCATTTGTTCAATCTGAGTGCCGAGAACCTGACCAATAAGTACTATGCGATGGAAGTTTCAAAGACGACTACGGGCACGGTGACTTACTCGGCTGCCTCGCCCCGCGTGATCATGGCCAGTTACTCGCTCAAACTCTAGGTCGCTGGAGAGAAATGATCATGATCAAAAAGATGAATGGGGTGGCGATCGTGTTGCTGGCCTCGGCGATGCCACTTGCGCAGGCAGACGATCATGCTGCGATGATGCATGGCGGACATGATCATGCGGCGATGATGGGGATGCAGGCGAAAGCGGTTGCATGGACTTCCTTCCCGATGCTGAAGACTGTCACGAGCGGCGCGAGCCGTAATCTGGCGGTGACGAGCGCCGTGCCACAGAACATCGTGGTGGCCAGTGTCGATGCATGGTCCAACGATTTGCAGGACGAGCATGCCCATCGCCAGCTGACGCTGGATATGTCGGGCGCAAAGCTGGTCAACTTCGCAAACGGCGGCTTCTACTGGTTATCTGGTCGCGAGGAGCAGGCTGGCAAAGTGCAGGTCGCTTCCACGGTGTACTACAACGGCGAACGCAGTGCGAAAGATCCCACCGCGATGTTCATGCAGCAGAAACAGGAACTGGAGATCATCCCGCTGCCTTTCCCGAAAGAACACTCGCGCTACCGGGCCAAAGAGGACTGGAAGTTCGTGGTGCGCTTCAACGGCAAACCGCTCGCCAATCAGAAAGTCGAACTGGAAACCACGAACGGCAGCAAGTCCGAATTGGTGACGGATGCCTTGGGAATCCTGGCTTTGCATGTGCCGGACGACTTCAAGGCGGAATCCGGACAAACGACAGCGGGCAATCATGGCCACGACATGGCGGGTGCGGAGTTTGTGCTGGCGACCAATCATGCCGAGGGAGACAGGAACTACCTGACCGCATTCAACAGCAGTTATGGCAAGAATGCTTTCGACAATCGCAGTATTGCATTGGGGCTGGGCTTCACGGTGCTGGGCATGATCGGTGCCGTGCCGCTGCTGCGCCAGCGAAAGAGTGGACGGCAGAACAGGGAGGTTGGAGATGCTTAAGACTTTGTTTCCGACGCTGGGCCGGTTTCGTTTCACCGTGCAGATCGTCATGCTGTTCGTCACCGTTTATGGCGGCGAATTGCTGGGCAGTTATTCAGTGGATCGTATTTCGCAGGCACTTCCATCGCTGTCTTGCGCCTACGACAAGGTGACAGGAGATCACTGCATCCTGATCGTCACCCAGCATCAGTTGCATCATCGCATCGGCGAAGCGCTGACCCGGATCCAGGACGTGACACTGAAGGTGTTCATCCCGACGCTGTTCTCGGTGGCGATCTTCTTCACCTTCTTCTTTTTCCTGAACAAGGCATTCTGCGGCTGGGTCTGTCCGATGGGTACGGTGCAGGAACTGCTGTTCCGCATCGGGCGCCGCCTGGGGCGTCCGCTCAGTCGTTTCGATTCGAATAATGTCGGCAAGGTGCGACCGGTCAAGTGGCTGATGTTGCTGGTGCTGGTGCTCGGTTTGCCATTGCTTGCAGGGATGGGTGTGGCGCCGAGCGAGGCTGGTGATCCGTATTGCCAAGTATGTCCGGCGCGCCTGGCGACCACCTTGCTGACTGCCGACAGCGAGCAGATCGCCGTGCGCACTTCCAGCAACATCACTTTCGTTCTCGGGGCACTGGGCAATGCGCTGTTCGGTTTCGTCATCATCGCAGCCTTGGCGGTGCGGCTGCCGTTCTGTCGTATCTGTCCGTTGCTGTCGTGGAACGCGCTGTTCCAGAAACTGTCGCCGATGCGTCTGGTGAAGAAGCAACACGAGAAATGCGAGAAGTGCGGCGTGTGCGCGAAAGCCTGTCCCATGGATATCCACGAGATCGGCAGCGAGCACGGCAGCAAGGCATTCCACGAGGACTGCACCTTGTGCGGACGCTGCGCCGAATATTGTCCTGACGACGATGTGATCCAGATCAGGTTCTTCGGCATCAGGCTGTTCGGCTCTTCACGAGAGTACTACAAGAGCCGGGTGAAGCGGGAATCGCCGGAGGGAATGCCAAAGAAGCGGGTCGTCAATATCCAGTTGGTCAAACCGGAAGCAGAAAATGGATGATTTCCTGGACCCTGCGCTGTTGCGAGTACAGGCTTCGTTGTGGGGTGTCTGGCTGCTCGGTGTCTCATTGGGGCTGACCGCCTGCACCGCCACCTGCCTGCCGTTCATGGGCAGCTGGGTGCTGGGGCGCGGCGGTACGCAGATCCAGCTGCTGCGCGACACAGCCCTGTTCGTGGCGGGGCGCATACTGGCCTATGCCTTGCTGGGTGCGATCGCGGCCGGGGCAGGGACGTGGCTGGCGCATGTGCTGCATGGGGGTGTGGGCAATCTCATCATCGGTTCTGCTTCGATAGCGGCAGGGGTGTGGTTGCTGCGTTCGGGCGTGGCACACGCGCCGTGCAATGCGGCACGCAATGCCGGCACCACACCTCCGTTGCTGCTCGGTTTTTCCCTGAGCCTCACACCTTGCGCGCCATTGGCTTCGCTGCTGGCGGTATGTGCAGCGGCGGGCAGCATCGGTTGGGGAGTGGCGAACGGCGTGGCATTCGGCCTGGGCGCAGCGCTGACGCCGCTGTTGATCCTGTTGCCGCTGGTCAGCCTGTTGGGCAAGAACCTGCGCGAAAATCGCGCATGGATCACCCGCTGGATACGCTGGGGTGCGGCGACTGTGCTGGTATTGCTTGGCTTTAGACGCATCCTGCTGGCGCTTTGAGTATCCCCCGGATGGTCACCTTTGGAGAGCACTGGTAGGATGTCAACACTTCAAATCTCGCTGAACCCTTTCATGGCAATACCGTACTCATTTCCTTCCATGCCGGAGCGGTCTCCGTTGCAAGAGCGGATCGCTGTGGTCGGGTTGGTGATCTTGTTGCATGCGCTTCTGTTCGCGGCTTATTGGCTGCAACCGGAGCCTCCTGCAGTGGCAGTCAACGAGATGTCGATCTCGTTTGCCAATATGCAGATGCAGCAGGCCGATGTGTTGCCCCAACCGAAGCCCAAGCCAAAGCCGCGCGACCCCGATCCGCAACCGGCAGAAAGATCCGCGCTGGATAAACCTGCGGTAAAGGAAGAAGTGCGGCCGGTTCAGCAGGACGCCACTCCGCCTTCGCCGGTGGTGCTGGATACGGAGCCGGACTACAAGGCCGATTACCTGAACAATCCGCGGCCACCTTATCCGTTGGTGGCGCGGCGCATGGGCTATCACGGCAAGGTGGTACTGAATGTCGAGGTGCTGGCCGAGGGCAAGGCGGGCCAGGTTCTGCTGTATCAAAGCTGCGGTCACGATGTACTGGACAATGCCGCATTGCAGACGGTGAAAACGTGGCGCTTTGCACCTGCCCGCCGCATGGGCCAGCCAGTCACGCAGTGGTTTCTGGTTCCCATCAAGTTTTCTTTAGAGGATAGCGCAGCATGAGCAATCTGTTTTCCATCAATTCCCCCATCGTTTCCGCGACGCTGGCCCTGCTGATTCTGTTGTCCATCGTGACGTGGTCCATCGCGCTGTTCAAGCTATGGAAGCAGTGGCAGGCCAAGCAGCATGACCGGGAGTTCAATGAGTGCTTCTGGGCGGTGCGCGAGTGGGGCGATGCGGAGAAGGTGGCGCGAAACAGCCAGGGCGACATTGCGCGCCTGGCACAGGCGGGATTTGCCGAGTTGAAAACCTTGAGTGCAGACCAACAGGACCTGAAGCATTCCGGTGCGCCGCAGGATGTGCTGGAGCGCATGTTGCGCCAGCAATTGCAGAACATCCAGCGTTACCACGAGCGCGGCCTGGCGGAACTGGCATCTATCGGTTCGACTTCACCCTTCATCGGGTTGTTCGGCACGGTGTGGGGCATCATGCATGCGCTGCAGGACATCGGCAGGAGCGGTTCGGCTTCGCTGGACGTGGTGGCCGGCCCCATCGGTGAGGCTTTGATCGCCACGGCGATCGGTATCGCTACGGCACTGCCGGCGGTGCTGGCCTATAACTTCTTTCTCAGGCGTCTCAAGGTACATGTGACCGATCTGGAGAATTTTGCCCATGACTTTCTGCGGCTGGCGCAAAAACACGATTACAAGTTGTGAGGTACACATATGGCATTCGGCAACTCTTCGCAGGACGACAGCATGATGAGCGAGATCAATGTCACCCCGCTGGTGGACGTGATGCTGGTGTTGCTGGTGGTGTTCATCATCACTGCACCGCTGCTGGCACCGCAAGCACTCAAGGTCAACCTGCCCAGGACCGAATCGGTCGCGCATGACGACAGGGTGCAAAAGCTCAGTCTGGCGATCGATGCGCGTGGCGATGTTTCGCTCGAATCGGCCCACCTTTCTGATGCAGGTTTGGCTGAGTTGTTGAAACAGCGTGCAGCCGATCCGCAGTTCCAGTTGCAGATACAGGCAGACCAGGCGGTGAATTACGGCAGGGTGGCGCAGATCATGGCGATCGCGCAGAAAGCTGGAGTGGGCAAGTTGTCGTTCTTGACGATTGCCGGCAAGTGAGCGCAGGATATATTCGTCATTCGGGTGGTCCGGCAATAGTTTCGCCGGACCGTATTGCAGATGGCTGGCAAAGGAGGGTTGATATGAAGAATATTGCAATCGCATTGTTGTTGGTGTTCGGTGTTTCCGTGACCGGAAGTGTGTTTGCTTGCGATGGCAACAAACACGGTAAATCGATGTCCGGTACCAGCGCTCCAGCTGCACCGACTCCTGCCCCGGTCAAGTAGTTCGGGGTAGCGGCACACCTGACGGGGCCCGGGAAACCTGGCCCCGTTTTCATGTCCGGAAACGTCCTCATCATCTTATTTAATAAGAAGAACTTCAGCTGGATTCTGTTGTTTATATGTTAACAATGCCGCGCGGTCGAGTAATAAGCTCGTATATAATCGCCGCCGAACAAAATTTGCCCGGTTCGCCGGGTGTCTGGCAGTAGCGCGTTAACAGGAGGGCTTCATGCGTATAGGGATTCCTGCGGAAACACATGCAGGCGAGACACGGGTCGCTACTACACCGGAAGCGGTGAAGAAGATGCTGGCAGCCGGCCATCAGGTATCTGTGCAAACAGGGGCGGGTGCCGGGGCAAGCATTCCGGATTCTGAATTTGAGGCCGCTGGTGCCAAGCTGGTCGGTGCTGCAGACATATATAGTCAGTCCGAGATCGTTCTCAAGGTCAGGGCGCCCAGTGCAGATGAACTTGCCAAAATGAACAAGGGTACGGTGTTGATCGGGCTGCTTGCGCCGCATCAGGCCGACCTGGTCGCGGCTTATGCCAAACAGGGCATTGCCGCTTTCGCCATGGAAAGATTGCCACGTACGTCCCGCGCACAAGCCATGGACGTGCTGTCGTCGCAAGCCAACATCGCCGGCTACAAGGCGGTGATCGTCGCTGCCGGCCTGTACAAGCGTTTCTTCCCCATGTTGATGACGGCCGCCGGCACGGTGAAGGCCGCGCGCGTGGTGGTGCTGGGTGTCGGCGTCGCAGGTCTGCAGGCCATCGCGACAGCCAAGCGTCTGGGCGCGGTGATCGAAGCTTCCGATGTGCGTCCGGCAGTGAAGGAACAGGTGGAATCGCTGGGTGCCAAGTTCATCGACGTGCCTTACGAGACCGACGAAGAGCGCGAAGCTGCGCAGGGCGTGGGCGGTTATGCCAAGCCGATGCCGCAAAGCTGGATGGATCGGCAAAAAGTGGAAGTCGCCAAGCGCGTGGCCATGGCCGACGTGGTCATCACCACTGCGCTGATCCCCGGGCGTCCAGCACCGGTGCTGGTTAGCGAAGAGATGGTCAAGGCCATGAAGCCGGGTTCGGTGATCGTGGACCTGGCAGCAGAAGCTGGCGGCAACTGCCCTCTGACCGAACTGAACAAGACCGTGGTCAAGCATGGCGTGACGCTGGTGGGCGATCCCAACCTGGCTGGCTCGGTGGCGGCGGATGCATCGGCCTTGTATGCGCGCAACCTGCTCAACTTCCTCAATCTGTTGTGCGACCCCAAGAATGGCGGCGCCATCAACATCAATCGTGAAGACGATATCATCGCCGGTTCGCTGATCGCGATCGACGGCGCAGTCGTCACCAAATAAAGGAGCGTGAAATGAGTGGAGTGGATCCTGTTGTTCTCAACTTGACCGTGTTCATCCTGGCGATCTTCGTCGGTTACCACGTGGTGTGGAATGTCACCCCCGCGCTGCACACGCCGCTGATGGCGGTGACCAATGCGGTGTCCGGCATCATCATCGTCGGCGCGATGCTGGCCGCGGGGCCAAAGGAACTGGATGTAGGTACCGTACTGGGACTGGTCGCGGTGACGTTGGCGGCGGTCAACGTGTTCGGCGGCTTTCTGGTCACCCAGCGCATGCTGGATATGTTCAAGAAAAAGGGCAAGTAAATGTCAGCCAATTCCGTTGCTCTAGCTTATCTCGTCGCTGCCGTCCTGTTCATCCTGACACTGAAGGGACTGAGCTCCCCGGTCTCCGCACGTCGCGGCAACATGTTCGGCATGATCGGTATGGCCATCGCCGTACTGACTACATTGAGCTTGACGCACAATGTAGCCTACATCCTGATCGCGATCGCCATCGGCGGCAGCATCGGTGCGGTGGTCGCCAAGCGCATCCAGATGACGGCGATGCCTGAATTGGTCGCGGCGATGCATTCGCTGGTCGGTCTGGCTGCTGTGCTGGTCGCGATGTCCGCATTCAAGAATCCGGTCGCTTACGGCATCGCCCTGCCCGGCGAGATCCTGCATGCCAGCAATCGCATCGAATTGTTCATCGGTACCTTTGTCGGTGCGATCACTTTCACCGGTTCCATCATCGCATTCGGCAAGCTATCCGGTCGCCTGTCCGGCAAGCCGCTGCGCTTCGCCGGTCAGCACTGGGTGAACCTGGCATTGGGCATCGCGATGGTCGGCTTCGGCATCGCATTCTTCATGAGCCCGAGCTGGACGCCGTATCTCGTCATGACTGCCATCGCGCTGTTGCTGGGTGTGCTGCTGATCGTGCCGATCGGCGGCGCGGACATGCCGGTGGTGGTGTCCATGCTGAACTCCTATTCCGGCTGGGCTGCAGCGGGCATCGGTTTCACCCTGAACAACAACATGCTGATCATCGCCGGTTCGCTGGTGGGCAGCTCGGGTGCGATCCTGTCCTATATCATGTGCAAGGCGATGAACCGTGCCTTCCTGAACGTGATCCTCGGTGGTTTCGGTGGCGAGAGTGCAGTGGCGGATAGCGGCGATGCCGTGCAGAGGACCTACCGCAGCGGCAGCGCAGACGATGCCGCATTCCTGATGGGCAACGCCTCTTCCGTCATCATCGTGCCGGGTTACGGTCTGGCGGTCGCGCGTGCGCAGCATGCGATCAACGAAATGTCGCATTTGCTGACCGAAAAGGGTGTGAATGTGCGCTATGCCATCCACCCGGTGGCCGGACGCATGCCGGGTCACATGAATGTGCTGCTGGCCGAGGCGGAAGTGCCTTACGACCAGGTGGTGGAGATGGACGAGATCAACAACGAGTTCGCCGACACGGATGTGGTGCTGGTGATCGGCGCCAACGATGTGGTGAATCCCGCGGCCAAGAACGACAAGTCCAGCCCGATCTACGGCATGCCCATCCTCGAGGCGCACAAAGCGCGCACCGTGCTGGTAGTGAAACGCTCGATGGCGACCGGTTACGCCGGCCTGGATAACGACCTGTTCTATCTGGACAAGACCATGATGATCTTCGGTGACGCGAAGAAGGTTGTGGAAGACGTGATCAAGGCGCTCAGCTGACAAACGGGACTTCATTCATTCCGGGATATGACCGCACTGTAGTTCTGCGTATCGCAGTACTCAGTTCGGTTTACTTCGTTGCGGCCAAGGTCGGCCTGGCGCTGGCGCTGGTACACGACACCGTCACGCTGTTCTGGCCGCCTTCCGGGATCGCGCTCGCTGCATTGTTGCTCTTCGGCTGGCGGCTCTTTCCCGCGATCATCATCGGTGAATTCTTCGCCAATCTTGGGACTGAGCTCACTCCGCTTGGTGCCTTTGGTCTTGCCTGCGGCAATGCCCTCGAAGCGTTGCTTGGCTATTACCTTTTGCGACACCGTGTCAGTTTCAACGAACGTCTGAGCACAATCCGCGATGTAGGTCTGTTGTTTGTGTTCGGTGCGCTGGCCAGTCCCCTGGTGGCCGCTTTGAATGGTGCCTGGTGGATCAAACTTTCAACTGGCGAGTCATGGCAGGATTACATCCATACTGTGCAGTACTGGTGGATGGGCGATGCCCTGGGTATCGCGCTGTTCACTACGACGATACTTGCATGGACACGCGGCGATTCCATTGTCTGGAGTTATGAGAGGGTACGCCGGGGCGTGCTGGCTGCAGTGGTGTTGCTGTTGACTTGCTGGATATTGTTCCTCGATCTGCCGGGCAGATTGCTGGAATTCGGCCTGTTCTTCCCGCTGTTGATCTGGATCGCACTCAATTTCGATCTGCGCTGTGTCAGCGGTGCACTATTGTTGATCTTCCTCAGTTCGATATTGGGTTTGCTGTCGCTTGGTGATTTGCGCGGCAGCAGCCTGGATACGCTGGTCAATTTCGTCTGGTTGTACAACCTGCTGTTCGGGCTGACTGCGCTGAGTGTGGCGGTGCTGAACGCTCAGCACAGGCGCAGCGAGCATGCGCTGAAATTGAGCGAGGACAATCTCAACCGTGCCCAGTCGATTGTCGGTATCGGTAGCTGGCATCTGGACATAGTCAACAACTGCCTGCAATGGTCTGACGAGACCTATCACATCTTTGGTGTCGCGGAAGGAACGCCGCTCAATTACGAGGTGTTCCTCGAGCACGTTCACGCGGATGACAGGGACCTGGTCAACCGGACATGGCAACAGGCATTGCTGCGTCAGCCGTATGACATCGAACATCGGATCCTGGTGAATGGGGAAATCAGATGGGTGCGCGAAAAAGCGAATCTGGATTTTGATGCGCACGGCAATGCCGTCTACGCCATCGGTACCGTACGTGACATCACGCGCTACAAACAGGAAGAAGCCACCCTGCGGCTGGCGGCGAGGGTGTTTGACAGCAGTGGCGAGGCCATCCTGATCACGGATGAGAATGTCCGTGTCGTCGCGGTCAACCATTCGTTCGTCGCAATGAGCGGCTATCGCTCTGAAGAGGTGATGGGCAAGAACCCGCGGATGTTGTCTTCCGGACGCCACGATGCCGAGTTCTACCGGGCCATGTGGGACGACATCAACCAGCATGGCTACTGGCAAGGCGAGATATGGGACAAACACAAGAGCGGGCGCATCTACCCGAAGTGGATGTCGATCACCGCCGTGCGCGACGAGCATGGAAAGGTGGTCAACTATATATCCATCGCGCGCGACACGACCGAGCAGACCGAAGCGGAAAAGAACATCCATTTCCTTGCTTACTACGACGTGCTGACAGGGTTGCCGAACCGCACCCTGTTGCGCGATCGTCTGGGGCAGATGATCGCAGTAGCGCATCGCGACAAACATCAGTTCTCCCTGATATTCCTGGATCTCGATCGATTCAAGTACATCAATGATTCGATGGGGCACTCGGTTGGCGACCGGCTGCTGCAGTCAGTCGCCTTGCGCATCCAGGATTGCGTGCGCGAGGGCGACACGGTTGCGCGTCTTGGAGGCGACGAATTCATCGTACTGTTGCGCGAGGCGGGAGAAAGTGCCGCCTCTGTGGTGGCGCAGAAATTGTTGATTGCCCTGGCGACCCCTTATGATCTGGACGGTCAGGTCATCTCCACGCAAGCGAGCATCGGCATCAGCATCTATCCTGATCAGGCCCAGGATGCCGACACGCTCATCAAGAATGCCGATATGGCGATGTATCGCGCCAAGGAAGAAGGGCGCAACAATTTCCAGTTCTTCGTGCCGGAGATGAATTTCCGCGTCGATCTGCTGTTTTCCATGGAAAAGGACCTGCGCCTGGCACTGGAGCGCGGCGAACTGTTTTTGCAATATCAGCCACAGGCCGACCTGGCGAGCGGCACACTGAGCGGTGTGGAGGCATTGATACGCTGGGACCACCCGGTGAAAGGACAGGTTTCGCCAGCCGAGTTCATTCCGGTAGCGGAAGAGACCGGGCAGATCGTCGCCATCGGGGAATGGGTTTTGCGTACCGCTTGCAGTCAAATGGCGGAATGGCGCAAGACCGGCATGCACGATCTGACCATCGCGGTGAATCTGTCGATCAGGCAGTTGCGCCAGCCGGATCTGGCGGAACTCATCAAATCGGTATTGCTGGAAACTGGGCTGGACGCGCGTCATCTGGAACTGGAGATCACCGAAGGCATCATGATGGGCGACAATCAGGCAGCCTTCCGTTTTCTGAGCGAAATGCAGGATCTGGGTGTGCAATTGTCCATCGATGACTTTGGTACGGGTTTCTCCAGCCTGAACTATCTGAAGCAGATGCCTGTGAACAAACTCAAGATCGACCAGTCCTTCATTCGCGATATCGAAACCGACGAAGGCGATGCTGCCATCATCCGTTCCATCATCAGTTTGGGGCATCGACTTAATCTGCGCGTGATTGCCGAAGGGGTGGAGACGCAGGAACAGCTCGATTTTCTGCGCATACGCGGCTGCGACGAGATACAGGGATATTTCTACTCTCGTCCGTTGCTGGCAGAAGACTTTATGCGCTTCGTCAAGGCTCCGCCGCGCCTGAATTGATCCGATTCTGTTGCCAATAACGGGCGTGGGTCGTGCGATAGCGCTCTATCCGGAAATCCCGTGCATCCATCCGGATGTCCACCGCACCATCTTCATCCGAACGCAATATCTCGCTACCCGCCGCGCGATATCGTTCTACGACCTCGTCTTTGGGATGGCCGAAGCGGTTGAGGTATCCCGCAGTGAACATCGCATAGCGCGGGTGTACCGCATCCACGAAAGCAGGAGACGAAGAACTTTTGCTGCCGTGATGCGGGACGAGCAGGAAAGTGGTGCGCAACTCCTGCGGGTGCAGCCTGGTCAAGCGCGATTCGGCCAATCTTTCGGCATCGCCGGCAAGCAATACACTGTGCCGTCCGGTGCTGATGCGCAAGATGCAACTGCGTTCGTTGTCATGCTGCGGGTAGAGGGGCGTCTGCAATTTTGCGGGGCTGAGCATTTCGAAACGCACACCATCCCATTCCCAGGACTGGCCGTCGAAGCATGCCTCGTTGTGTGCGGCGAGTTGCAGTTTGGGGTGTGTGTCCGGCAAGGAGGAAATGACATTGGTGACCGGGATGCCGCTCAATACGGATTCTGTGCCGCCGATATGGTCGACATCGTCGTGCGACAGCACGAGTGTGTCCAGATGCAGGATACCCATGCCGCGCAACGCAGGCAGCAATATGCGGTTGCCGCTATCCGCTTCGCCGGAGAAATCCGGGCCGGTGTCATAGAGCAGTGCATGAGCGTGCGTCTGCACTGCCACAGACAGACCCTGTCCCACATCGAATACGACCAGCCGGGCACCGCCTGCAGCCGGGCGTTCGGGAGCGACCAGGAACATCGGCAGCAGCAGCAGACTGCCCAGCCAGCGCATCGGGAATCCGCGCGGGGATAACAACCACAAGGCACCGCCGATACCGGCCAAGATCGTCCAGGCTGGCGGCGCATGCTGCGACCACACCACGTAGGGCAACTTGTCCAGCAGATGCAGCAGGTACATGCACAAGGTCATCGCCTCGTGGGCGACGTACAGCATCCATTCGAACGGCGGCAGGGTGCCAAGCAGGGTGAGCGGAACCACAATGAAGCTCACCAGCGGGATGGCAAAGGCGTTGGCGAGGGGAGATACCAGCGACAGTTGCTGAAATAGGGCCAGCAGGGGCGGGATCAGCCCGATCATCATCGCCCATTGCACCTTGCCATATTCCCTGAGCCAATGCTGCCTCCGCAAACGATTCGCGGTGACGTAGAAGATCAAGGCGACTGCGCCGAACGACAGCCAGAAGCCGGGCGACAATACTGCCCAGGGATCGGCAAGCAGCACTACCATGAGTGCATATGCCAGCAACTGGGAAGGCGAGACGTTGCGTGAAAGCATCAGCATCAATCCGATGGTGACCAGCATGTACAGCGTGCGCTGGGCTGGGACTTCAAAGCCGGACACCAGCGTGTAGAACAGCGCGGCCAGGATGCCTGCCAGCGCTGCCGCCTTGCGCGCGGGGAACCATAGCGTGAGACGTATGCTGCGCCGCCACAGCCAGTAGACGGCGGCGAAGACCAGCCCGGCGAGCATGGTGATATGCAGGCCGGAGATGCTCATCAGATGATTGACGCCGGTGCGCGTGAACAGCTGCCAGTCCGATTGCGAGATGCCGGATTGATCGCCGATCGCCAGGGCGGTCAGGACGCCGGTATAGGGCGCATCGCTGAGAGTCTTGCGAAAATGGGTGCGTATCGTCTCGCGCAGCCGTTGTACCAGA
Encoded here:
- a CDS encoding DNA internalization-related competence protein ComEC/Rec2, which codes for MVWFSLFFTLGVWYLQQQAALPVLPAYWPIAAALLLLPRQNGRLLVIARHAALLIGAALLGFCYAAWIAQHRLSDQLSAEWQGKNIVLTGIVAEMPRLHERGLRFQFDVESVQTVGAHVPRHIQLATYDGDSKEPLKMSAGQRWQLTVRLKQPHGSSNPYNFDFEAWALERNIRAIGYVYARGDNKMLSEQTSSPAYLVQRLRETIRTHFRKTLSDAPYTGVLTALAIGDQSGISQSDWQLFTRTGVNHLMSISGLHITMLAGLVFAAVYWLWRRSIRLTLWFPARKAAALAGILAALFYTLVSGFEVPAQRTLYMLVTIGLMLMLSRNVSPSQLLAYALMVVLLADPWAVLSPGFWLSFGAVALIFYVTANRLRRQHWLREYGKVQWAMMIGLIPPLLALFQQLSLVSPLANAFAIPLVSFIVVPLTLLGTLPPFEWMLYVAHEAMTLCMYLLHLLDKLPYVVWSQHAPPAWTILAGIGGALWLLSPRGFPMRWLGSLLLLPMFLVAPERPAAGGARLVVFDVGQGLSVAVQTHAHALLYDTGPDFSGEADSGNRILLPALRGMGILHLDTLVLSHDDVDHIGGTESVLSGIPVTNVISSLPDTHPKLQLAAHNEACFDGQSWEWDGVRFEMLSPAKLQTPLYPQHDNERSCILRISTGRHSVLLAGDAERLAESRLTRLHPQELRTTFLLVPHHGSKSSSSPAFVDAVHPRYAMFTAGYLNRFGHPKDEVVERYRAAGSEILRSDEDGAVDIRMDARDFRIERYRTTHARYWQQNRINSGAAEP